The nucleotide sequence AAAACTTTAACTTTTTCTGCTTCTTTATTCATTGACCAAGAATTTTTGGTTGGCAAATTTTAGAATTTTAATCTTGTTAACAAAGAATCCTCATGTTAAAATTCCCTAAATATTCAATTAAAATATTTCTGGGAACATAATGGGAATTCAAAAATAATAGTGAAACAAAAAAAGGGGCTAGAGCCCCTTTTCTGTCTGATGACTTATTTTTTATCCTAAATAAGGTTTTAGCGTCTTACTTCTTGAAGTATGTCTCAACCTTCTGATGGCTTTTTCCTTGATCTGCCTTACACGCTCACGAGTCAGGTTAAACTTTTCACCTATCTCTTCAAGCGTCATGGCGTGCTCTCCATTAAGACCAAAATACAAAGTTATCACATCAGCTTCTCTTTGAGTAAGTGTGGAAAGAGCTCTCTGTACTTCTTTTCTTAAAGAATCGTTCATCAAGCCATCATCAGGCTTTTCTTCTCCGTCATTCTCCAATACATCCAATAGGCTATTTTCCTCACCTTGGACAAAAGGTGCATCCATAGATACGTGACGGCCAGAGATTTTCATGGTGTCCACCACCTCACCAGCAGTTACTTCCAAGACCTCTGCCAATTCTTCTGGAGATGGCTCCCTTTCGAAACGCTGCTCAAGCTCGCTGAAAGTTTTACTGATTTTATTTAAGGATCCTACACGGTTCAAAGGAAGACGTACAATCCTGGATTGCTCGGCCAAAGCCTGCAAAATAGACTGTCTGATCCACCATACCGCATATGA is from Echinicola marina and encodes:
- a CDS encoding sigma-70 family RNA polymerase sigma factor; the encoded protein is MRQLKISKQITNRESQSLDKYLQEIGKVDLLTADEEVVLAKRIREGDQLALEKLTKANLRFVVSVAKQYQNQGLSLGDLINEGNLGLIKAAQRFDETRGFKFISYAVWWIRQSILQALAEQSRIVRLPLNRVGSLNKISKTFSELEQRFEREPSPEELAEVLEVTAGEVVDTMKISGRHVSMDAPFVQGEENSLLDVLENDGEEKPDDGLMNDSLRKEVQRALSTLTQREADVITLYFGLNGEHAMTLEEIGEKFNLTRERVRQIKEKAIRRLRHTSRSKTLKPYLG